Proteins encoded in a region of the Isosphaeraceae bacterium EP7 genome:
- a CDS encoding acetylxylan esterase: MTLSTNPDPHGPRNHTMLAQACFALALIAAPAPADTEAPLPDPLVKLDGRRVADRDEWVKVRRPELKRLFEERMYGKAPDAPDNLKAAVIRVDREYLGGKATLKEVSISYGPAGTPPIGMLLIIPNHRKGPAPAFVGLNFAGNHCAVADPKVALPTTWMPASSPGVKDNRATEAGRGKQVDTWPVETIIDRGYALATAYCGDIAPDHPGHADGVHPHYPGHDWGTVAAWAWGLSRMADALALDPDVDSSKLAVVGHSRLGKAALVAGAFDPRFAAVIPHQAGCGGTAPSRGTVGESVKRINTVFPHWFNDAFKTYNDDPSRLPFDQNALAALVAPRPLLFSNAVEDTWANPEGQFRVLKAAEPAYALMGAGGLNAASMPEVNHLVDSTLGYVIRPGKHSMSPPDWVFFLDFADRNLGKPGAAR, encoded by the coding sequence ATGACGCTTTCGACGAACCCCGACCCGCACGGCCCCAGGAACCACACCATGCTCGCCCAGGCATGCTTCGCCCTCGCCCTGATCGCGGCCCCGGCCCCCGCCGATACAGAGGCCCCCCTTCCCGACCCGCTCGTCAAGCTCGACGGCCGCCGCGTGGCCGATCGCGACGAGTGGGTCAAAGTGCGTCGCCCCGAGTTGAAGCGGCTCTTCGAAGAACGGATGTACGGCAAGGCACCCGACGCCCCCGACAACCTGAAGGCGGCGGTCATCCGGGTCGACCGCGAATACCTGGGCGGCAAGGCGACGCTCAAGGAGGTGAGCATCTCCTACGGCCCGGCGGGGACGCCCCCCATCGGCATGCTCCTCATCATTCCTAACCACCGCAAAGGGCCCGCTCCCGCGTTCGTCGGCCTGAACTTCGCGGGCAACCACTGCGCCGTGGCCGATCCCAAGGTGGCGCTGCCGACGACCTGGATGCCCGCCTCCTCACCGGGCGTGAAGGACAATCGGGCGACCGAAGCCGGCCGAGGAAAGCAGGTCGACACCTGGCCCGTCGAGACGATCATCGACCGCGGCTACGCGCTGGCCACCGCCTACTGCGGCGACATCGCCCCCGACCACCCCGGGCACGCCGACGGCGTCCACCCCCACTATCCGGGCCATGATTGGGGGACCGTGGCCGCCTGGGCCTGGGGCCTCTCGCGTATGGCCGATGCGTTGGCCCTCGACCCGGACGTCGACTCCTCGAAGCTGGCCGTCGTCGGCCACTCGCGGCTGGGCAAGGCCGCCCTGGTCGCCGGCGCATTCGACCCCAGGTTCGCCGCGGTCATCCCCCACCAGGCCGGATGCGGCGGGACAGCGCCCAGCCGAGGGACGGTCGGCGAGTCGGTCAAGCGGATCAACACGGTCTTCCCGCACTGGTTCAATGATGCGTTCAAGACCTACAATGACGACCCCTCGAGGCTCCCCTTCGACCAGAATGCCCTCGCGGCCCTCGTCGCCCCCCGCCCGCTCCTCTTCAGCAACGCCGTCGAGGACACATGGGCCAATCCCGAGGGCCAGTTCCGCGTGCTCAAGGCTGCGGAGCCCGCATATGCCTTGATGGGAGCAGGTGGCCTGAACGCCGCCTCGATGCCCGAGGTCAATCACCTTGTCGATAGCACTCTCGGCTATGTGATTCGCCCCGGGAAGCACTCGATGAGCCCCCCGGACTGGGTCTTCTTCCTCGACTTCGCCGACCGCAATCTCGGCAAGCCCGGGGCCGCCCGCTGA
- a CDS encoding DUF1080 domain-containing protein, translating to MRMPSLRTRLVAPAALALVAALAFSSTAVVGLAANRPVRAPEEGWISLFNGKDLEGWTPKIKGYPLGENYAETFRVEDGAIKVGYDKYTAFDEKFGHLFYKAKYSRYRLRIEYRFTGEQCPGGPGWAIRNSGVMIHCQDPATIRKDQNFPVSVEVQFLGGNGKDPRPTCNVCSPGTLIVMDDKPVKEHCINSKSPTFTNGEWVTAEVEVHGDGPIIHLVNGKPVIEYTRVELDPGDPDAAALIKARGGDAVLKEGYISLQSESHPIEFRKVQIQPLD from the coding sequence ATGCGCATGCCCAGCCTCCGCACCCGACTCGTGGCGCCGGCCGCCCTGGCCCTGGTCGCGGCCCTCGCGTTCAGTTCGACCGCAGTCGTCGGTCTCGCGGCCAACCGGCCCGTTCGTGCCCCAGAGGAGGGGTGGATCTCGCTGTTCAATGGCAAGGACCTGGAAGGTTGGACGCCCAAGATCAAGGGCTATCCGCTGGGCGAGAATTATGCCGAGACGTTCCGCGTCGAGGACGGCGCGATCAAGGTCGGCTACGACAAATACACCGCGTTCGATGAGAAGTTCGGCCACCTGTTCTACAAGGCCAAGTATTCCAGGTACCGGCTCAGGATCGAGTATCGGTTCACGGGCGAGCAGTGTCCCGGCGGGCCCGGCTGGGCGATTCGCAACAGCGGCGTGATGATCCACTGCCAGGACCCGGCGACCATCCGCAAGGACCAGAATTTCCCCGTCTCCGTCGAGGTCCAGTTCCTCGGGGGCAACGGCAAGGACCCGCGTCCGACCTGCAACGTCTGCTCGCCAGGCACCCTGATCGTGATGGACGACAAGCCCGTGAAAGAGCACTGCATCAATTCGAAGTCTCCCACGTTCACGAACGGCGAATGGGTGACGGCCGAGGTCGAGGTGCACGGCGACGGCCCCATCATTCACCTGGTCAACGGCAAGCCCGTCATCGAGTACACCCGCGTCGAGCTGGATCCGGGCGATCCCGACGCCGCGGCGCTCATCAAGGCGAGGGGGGGCGACGCCGTGCTGAAGGAGGGGTACATCTCGCTCCAGTCGGAGAGCCACCCCATCGAGTTCCGCAAGGTTCAGATTCAGCCGCTGGATTGA
- a CDS encoding Gfo/Idh/MocA family oxidoreductase encodes MSDDSSVPLGTTGPEPTRRQFHKAAAAAAIGMFAAPAVVRGRNLNDKLNIACIGVGGRGASNLGDVTSENIVALCDVYDGAVAHAAEAHPRAKKYKDFRRLFDDLKGYDAVVVSTTEHTHAFATLPALQLGKHVYCEKPLTHDIWEARLIREAAAKAKVATQMGTQIHAGDNYRRVVELIQGGAIGAVKDVHVWVGRAWGRQSPEDAEANHDIVSVTERPTGSTPIPTGLDWDLWLGPVKARPFHEVYFPGPKWYRWWDFGNGTMSDLGSHWIDLPFWALKLKAPSTVEAFGPPPHPEIAPATMKAVYEYEAKGDQPATRLTWYQGAMKPEAWTSGAIPKWDSGVLFVGEKGMLVSDYGRNILLPENEFRDYKRPEPTIPKSLGHHAEWIHACKTGSPTTCDFAYSGWLTEANHLGNVAYRVGKKLEWDAAALKATNASEAEPLIRRDYRAGWSLG; translated from the coding sequence ATGTCCGACGATTCGAGCGTGCCTCTGGGGACGACCGGGCCCGAGCCCACGCGTCGCCAGTTCCACAAGGCGGCGGCCGCCGCGGCCATCGGGATGTTCGCGGCCCCCGCCGTGGTTCGCGGCCGGAACCTCAACGACAAGTTGAACATCGCCTGCATCGGGGTGGGCGGTCGCGGTGCGTCGAACCTGGGGGACGTGACGTCCGAGAACATCGTCGCCCTCTGCGACGTCTATGATGGGGCGGTCGCCCATGCGGCCGAGGCCCACCCCAGGGCCAAGAAGTACAAGGACTTCCGCAGGCTGTTCGACGACCTGAAGGGCTACGACGCGGTGGTGGTCAGCACGACCGAGCACACCCACGCCTTCGCGACCCTGCCTGCCTTGCAGCTGGGCAAGCACGTCTACTGCGAGAAGCCGCTGACTCACGACATCTGGGAGGCCAGGCTCATCCGCGAGGCCGCCGCCAAGGCCAAGGTGGCCACCCAGATGGGGACGCAGATCCACGCGGGCGACAACTATCGCCGCGTCGTCGAGCTGATCCAGGGGGGCGCGATCGGGGCCGTCAAGGACGTCCACGTCTGGGTCGGCCGCGCCTGGGGTCGGCAATCGCCCGAGGACGCCGAGGCCAACCACGACATCGTCTCGGTGACCGAGCGGCCGACAGGATCGACGCCCATCCCCACAGGGTTGGATTGGGACCTCTGGCTGGGGCCGGTCAAGGCTCGTCCCTTCCATGAAGTCTACTTCCCCGGGCCGAAGTGGTATCGGTGGTGGGACTTCGGCAACGGCACCATGAGCGACCTGGGGAGCCACTGGATCGACCTGCCGTTCTGGGCCTTGAAGCTGAAGGCACCCAGCACGGTCGAGGCGTTCGGGCCGCCGCCGCATCCGGAGATCGCCCCGGCGACCATGAAGGCGGTCTATGAGTACGAGGCGAAGGGCGACCAGCCCGCCACCCGCCTGACCTGGTATCAGGGCGCGATGAAGCCCGAAGCCTGGACCAGCGGGGCCATCCCCAAGTGGGACAGCGGCGTGCTGTTCGTGGGCGAGAAGGGGATGCTTGTCTCCGACTACGGCCGCAACATCCTTCTGCCAGAAAACGAGTTCCGAGACTACAAGCGGCCCGAGCCGACGATCCCCAAGTCGCTGGGCCACCACGCCGAGTGGATCCACGCCTGCAAGACCGGGTCCCCGACCACCTGCGACTTCGCATACTCGGGCTGGCTGACCGAGGCCAATCACCTGGGCAACGTGGCATATCGGGTGGGCAAGAAGCTCGAATGGGACGCCGCCGCCCTGAAGGCGACCAACGCGTCCGAAGCCGAGCCCCTGATCCGCCGCGACTACCGCGCAGGCTGGTCCCTGGGCTGA